The Clupea harengus chromosome 5, Ch_v2.0.2, whole genome shotgun sequence genomic sequence TGGTAACTGTCAGTGTCACATTAAACCCTGCTTCCCCATCCCTCCCTGCTTCTGTCAACCTGCTGCCGGGAACTAACAGCAAAGATACAGCAAGAACGTAAGTCTGCTCACCtaacaatatctctctctctctctctcctctctctctctctctctctgtgtgtgtgtgtgtgtttgtgtgagttgatGAGACTGTCCCTGTGAGATGTTGGGAGAGATCAATGACATGAATGACATTCAGTAATATGTATGTGAAAAGGAGAatgttaacatgtgtgtgtgtgtgtgtgtgtgtgtatgtgtgtgtgtgtgtatgtgtgtgtgtgtatttgtgtgtgttctgtaccgTCGCCATCACGAGAAAGCGGCACCatggaggcagacacacaccataataCACCACCATAGAttagagcagacacacacaccataatacACCACCATAGATTAGAGCAGACAGCCTCCCTGGGACTGAGAAAAGACATAGTTTCATTTAATGAGGGGGTCCTGCAGGCAGTCAGGTAGAAGCAGAACAACATGGAACAGCTCAGTTGCCTCTCTCACCCAGTGTGAGCCACTCACTGCAGCCCAGTGATCCAGGAGATGGATGCACTAAGGTTTAGACTCTTCTCAAGCTCTCATCTACAGCAGCAATCACACCTCCCCATCAGACTTATTTCAGTGTACATCAGAGCTGTTTCATCACACTGGTAGAATTCTCATATTTTAAAAAGAGAACCAGAGTAAATGTATGTCAGTGATGAAAACACCATATGCACCCAGAACCCATACAGGAACATGAGACAGGAAGGACGTTGGTGAATTAGAATGAAGGCCAAAGATATTCATGCATCATACAGATGATGGGTGTCGTTTCAGAAATACCACTCCAGTTACCATAGCGCTCCATCATTAGTGTAGGCAGCAATGAGAGTCTGTGTGGAGGAGATACTGCAATGATAAATGGAGGCCTTATTAagtgccctctttctctctctcactctctctctccctctctttctcccctcatctctttgcccctctctctctatcgttctctctatctctccccttctctctctatacaGTGAAACAGCCACCCACCATTGTGAAACAGTCTCCAAAGGACTACATTGTAGACCCCCGAGATAGCATCATCATTGAATGTGAAGCTAAGGGGAACCCGCCGCCAATGTGAGTGCTGACCAACACACAATCGCCTCTTTcaacatctcctctcctccctccctccctccctcccctgctttccttccctctttttgtttttctcactcTGCTCACTTCTGACCATGTCCTCTTGGGGATGTCTGCCTTTCACCAatctttctctcacaggcactctctctctctctctgtctctctctgtccgtgtctgtgtctgtgtctctgtctgtgtctcactcttctcatctctctcctcacctgctTTCCTGGCTCGCCTCTTTCTCTTCCGCTCCACACTGCGCCCgtctctcatttttctctcgccccctctctccagccccTTTGTCTGTCTcgatctctctgtccctccatcaCTTGGCTCTGGCCTTtgtcatcctgtctctctctttctcctcctctgcaaccacccccccccccctcccctcccctgccatGTCTTAATTGAGGATGACAGCCATTAGTGAGAACAGAGAGGCCTGCCTGGCCCGGTGCATCTCCACTGGGGAGAGAGCAGGCATGAGCACCCTCCTCTGCCCCAAACCCCCGTTATCACACCATCAGATACAGAGTACAGGCACAGGCAACCAGAtaccatgcctctctctctctctctctctctctctctctccctctccctttctcactcaaCTCTTTCTTGTGTTCTCCCCTCTGCTTACATAAGCCATATGAATCCTTGACCAGCTGAGGACAGTGGTTCCATTCACGGGGcgcgtttgtgtttgtttgccaggCCATATTAGAGGGGTTGTTTACATAATGCCACCGCCATGGTGGCTCTCCCAGGAAGGGCACTGTGCTGGAATAATGCGCCCGGATGGCTATTCATGCCCATGGAACACTCAGTCACAGCACTTCCCAAAATGACTCTGATTggctattttttgtttttttgttgttgtggaaACTTTTTGGTGGTTGTTGAATGTTTTGGTCCCCTTTGAGAGTGTGGCGTTTTGAAATTCACCTGTCTCTCACCGTGTGTTCAGTTATGACGTGTGAGCTTTGGAGCTGGCTTACTTCCTGACTGACTGCTCCTCACGGATGGAGCGAAGCACGGTGTGCACACCAGGGTACCCACACAGCAGCTAGCTAACTCTGGAGCGGCTCTGgcgtggtcatgtgaccaaacCCAGCCAGTCATCCGCCACCTGAGTGTAGATCTCTGAGCGTACACATATGTTCCACACTATTGACCCTCAAAGGATATTTCAGCGCCCACTGTCTTATCAGTGAGGAAGTTACTAGACACTGATCTGTACGACAGTCTACATAGCAGCTGCCTGTGTAAGAAATCCAGTCAGGTCAGATCGAGGCCAAACCAGGGCTaaaccagggccagaccagggccagaccagggccagaccagggccagatctggtATAACCACTGCAGCTTCTGTGCTTCTGTGGGCGAGCCATCAGGCCCCTTCTGCAAGTGTCTTTCTGCTCACGtctgcccctctgtgtgtgtttttgcgtggGGGTGCCGCCATCAGGTACGAGTGGAAGCGGAATTCGCGGTACTTCAACGTGGGCAAGATGCCGCACGTGACGCAGCGGAAGCCGTCGGGGACGTTGGAGATCTCCTCCCGCAATGGCGGCAGGCCCGAGGACTACGAGGGCGAGTACCAGTGCTTCGCCTCCAACGAGTTTGGCATAGCGGTGTCCAATAAGATCCTGCTGCGAATCTCCAGTGAGtgcaaacacaatcacacacacacacagacacacacacacacactcacatagactgTGTAGCACCCAGCACTTTGGACACACTATTagattcacccacacacacacacacactctttcgcacacgcacacacacacacacacgtgcatcagAGTTGAGGTGTAGGTGGGATATATGGTGTATGATAATGTGTGATgtgacgtgtgtctgtgtgatcatGTTAGTGAAAATGTGAGTAGAGtacatgagtgtatgagtgtgtgtgtcagagtgtacatctgtctgtttgctgatgtatgtgtgttatagtTTGTGTGCGAACGGATGAATAATCACGTGTGTGTAATAATGCGAGAGACAGATGCATGCAGAAAGGTGTTTGCATTAGCGTGAGCCAAACTGTTTGTAACATTACGAGCgtaagtatgtgtatgtctgataTCGCGTGGAAAAGTGAGTGAAGGTGTCCTTgacggcatgtgtgtgtgtgtgcgtgtgagagacagagagtgcgtgtgtgtatgtgattcatTAGGAGTATCACTGTAAGAAGTGTCTGAGGGTAACTGCTGTGCTCGCTGCAGAGTCTCCGCTGTGGCCGAAGGAGGTGCTGGAGCCCCTAGTGGTGACTGAGGGTACCTCGCTGGTGCTGCCCTGCAACCCGCCGCCCGGCCTGCCCCCGCCCAACACCTTCTGGATGAACAGTGGTGAGCACCGCTCTCTTCGCTCCCTCCGTCCGGCACTCTTCCTGTcatgtgtccctctctctctgttcttctctctatGGAATTATTTCTTTGctactctttctgtctttccgtcttctttcatttctacactgtctttgtatctgtctgtctctgtctctgtctccgtctctgtctctgtatctgtctgtctctgtctctgtctctgtctctgtctctgtctctgtctctgtatctgtcttaTTCTTggtatttctctgtctctgtctctgtctctgtctctgtctctgtctctgtctctgtctctgtctttgtatcTGTCTTATTCTTggtatttctctgtctctgtctctgtctctgtctctgtctctgtctctgtctttgtatctgtctctgtctctgtctttgtatcTGTCTTATTCTTggtatttctctgtctctgtctctgtctctgtctctgtctttgtatcTGTCATATTCTTggtatttctctgtctctgtctctgtctctgtctttgtctctgtctctgtctctgtctctgtctctgtctctgtctctgtctccgtctcgcTGTCCCTTACTCTATCCCTCCCTTCTTTGACTTGCTGTGTTAGACTGTGGTGCCACCgccctctgtgtcctcctgctCTGCAGTGTCCATTACTGCTGAGCAagtgcatgtgattgtgtgcttctctctctctctgtctgtgagtgtgtgtgtgcgccttagtgcgtgtgtgtgtgtttgtgtgtgtgtgtgtgtgtgagagagagagagagactgtgtgtgcacgagtgtgtgtggatgagagagacagagagacggagagagggagagagggagaaagagagagagagagtgtgtgtgtgtgtgtgtgtgtgtgtgtgtgtgtcatgctgccCTGCATTGCCTCTTAAAACAGCTGAGAGGGCAGAAGCAGTGAGAGCACAGGTCCTGGGAGACACGCTCCCCCTGCAGCCTCAGGGCCGGCCCATTCCTCCAAGCCCACACAGGGCTCCGCACTCAGGCCACAGAGCCCCACTGAAACCAGCCTGGTTCATCCAGCCCTTACCCTGGCAGACCCTTTCTCTCTGAAAGGGCTCCTTCGTCCATCCCACCTCGCAAAAAGGGATTCTTTTCTGCCCTTGCTTATCGTAGTAGACCCTCATATCAGGTATCTTCCTGCGTAGTTACATCACATTGCCAAAATtggactcttttttttctttacagtgGAAGTGACTGATGGCCAGTACTTTCTGGTCACTGGCGTTTTGTTGTGTAACTCTTTTTGTGCTGCACCGGCAAGCAGACCTTGTATGGGTGACTGCTGGCATGAGGCGGAGTCGCTGCTGCTGTCGCTAGGGGAGTTCAGCTGCCTGTCCCTGGGCAGATGAGCggccctccatctccatctcttcctcactGTCTGCTCTGTCCTTGTTTCCGCAGACATGCAGACTATCCAACAGGACGCCCGCGTGTCCATGGGGCTCAATGGAGACCTCTACTTCTCCAGCGTCCTGGCCAAGGACTCCAGCACAGACTACAGCTGCAATGCCCGTTTTGTCTTCACCTACACCATCCAGCAGAAGAACCCCTTCAGCCTCAAAGTGCAGAGCCGTGAGTTTGTCTCCCCTCTGTACCGTTAGGGGCTGATTAAGAAGCAGCCTCCACCACAACAGTGTttttcagtgtgtatgtatctgagATGTGCTGCCATCTAGAGGTGAAGTGAAGACCACACCTCTACTCTAATTCCACCTGCCCTGTAGTGtatagttgtttttttcccatgaAGGTTTACATAGACAAATGGAGACATACTTTTTTATTACTATCTATGTGGTTGACCTTCACACACAATGCTCTTCCTCCACACTTTATGTGTAGATTTATTTGAATggatgctttaaaaaaaaaaaaacatcaataatTCATACGGTTAAAAGTTGAAGTGGCAATGAGTCAACATGAACATAAATTGTGTATTGTTTGGGCCATGGACACTCAGGGATAATGGATCGCATTGATCTGATCTTCCTTAAAACAGGGGGCACTGAGACCCAGGAGAGCCATCTGTCAAGTGGGCATGCGGTCGGGCTCACACAGGTCCCAGGAGGCATCCTCACTTATGCTGTCGTGTTGATGGGACTACAAAAGCAGAATTATTTTAGGCACTACCCTTAATGTATTGCTTTGCTCAATGCATTATAGTTTTTGCGTTGTTTTGTTAGTTAGCATTGCTTGTTTACAGTAAGCAGAGCATGTTTCGCACACACACCGGCTATCCTCAGTGTTCTTGTTGCTAGGGTTCTTGTGATCTGCTGTGATTCTTAGTCCATCACCACTCTATTCACAGAGCAACCTTACAATGATTCTTCCTCTTTCAACCTGACTGACCCGTATGGTGGTGAGTCTGACCTCTCATTGTTTGCCACGTCTCTCATGGCAACATGCTGCCGGGAGACCAACCTAACGACCTTGCTAGCCTATTACCACTAGAACCCCTCATTTTGATAACGTTTTAACATGCCAGTAGTCTAATACCTACTTCTGCTGTGTGTACTTCTGCACACATGACATCATTAGCGGgggactcgtgtgtgtgtgtgtgtgtgtgtgtgtgtgtgtgtgtgtgtgtgtgtgtgtgtgtgttgtgtgttgtgtgttgtgtgtgtgtgtgtgtgtgtgtgaggtgtctatgaaagacagtgagagtgagggttAAATATGTTCCTGCCAGCTCTCATCCAAGCCAATGCAGAACTGGTGTCAGTTTATGACAGTGTCTGAACCATGGCATGACCCCACAGAACTATGATGGGGCTCTAAGCCACTTGACAGGCTCTGCGCTGAAGCCCAGACAGCTGGTATATGCTCAGGGAGCTGCAGTGCTGCTTCTCGCTGCTTTTTTAAGGACTCTATCACACAGTGGGAGTCTCTCAAGCGCGCGGGCGTAGAACAAACACTCGGCAGGCGAGCACTAACACACTCCCCCTGGCTGGCACCATTGTTGTCACGGTGACGTGTCGCCGTGTCTCTGACGGCCCTTGTCATTTTTTTGTAACgctttctccctcctctgtgtctccccGATCCCACTCACAATGGCCATTGTCACTTTATCTTCAGGGCTCTCACAATGTGAATGGCCTTTCGCAGATCCAATAACACCACAAATAATATGCATTACAATAGGGAACTAATGCTGTTCACATGGGACTAGACTCATAGGGCTTCTGGAGGGAGTCCTATCCTCCACACTCCATGTGACTCACATTTCTAACTCGCCATCTGTCTGCACTGTTTGAGCTCTTATGTGTTTGAAGTCTGTCATGTCTGTCATGtcaagaaaaaaaggaatgttATTGGTCTCATTATCATGTTTGTCTtgtcatatatacatacactttCATTACTGAGATTGTCCCATAGTGTTCTCTCCTGAGGTACATGAAAGTATTCTACAGCTTTCTGAGATCCTGTGCTGGACATTCATTTCAATCAGTAACAGGCAGTGTTTGTTACAGCGAGATGTAGGCAGACAGGCTTGCTTGGATATGCAAAGAAGGCCTCAGCATTTTTGGGAGTCAAGCAATTAATAACCAAACTACAGCCCATCCCAAAGGCAGTTGCTGGCTAGCCTCCAAAATCACAACGCATGCACAAAAGTCAAATGAACCGTGGGTGTAGAGACTTGCACTTTCGTAACCCTTGGCTCTGGTGTTAAAATGCCTCAGTGCTAACAAGGCTTAGTCAGATGTCTTACAACTCTTTATTTACCAGCAAGCCTCTACAGAAGTGACATAGTGGAAGCAGGCTAATTACACACGTCTCTTTGGAGCTGATTTTAAACTGTGACACAGTTTAAAATGCAGTTCtttaaaaagattaaaaaaattatCAGGAAGGGGTAAtggctatgctatgctaactcTGTTTTCATATTCTGACCAAAATTTTAGTTGCAGATCTTAAACTTACAGTTTGTCTCCTCCAGCATCCACCACATGACTCGATTAGTGATAGTGACAGGATATGAAACCTCAGCCTCATCCATTTTGAAACTGCATGAGATGAAATCATGTGAGGCGATGAAATGTTATATTTCTACAGCAGGAAACACGAAGGGACATATTTATTTGATATGAAACAACAGCTGTTGTTTTAGCTACGCTGCTCAGCATGCTGGGATACTGCAGTCAGCCGAAGGCCTGCACGGGGAAGGCCAGCCCAGTCTTTCCCAGTCTGTTGAGCCGGCCGCTCTACTTCAACTCAAGCACAGGCTGGGTGTCCCCAGCTAGGTTcggcctcgtgtgtgtgttcacgttcactcttcatcctcctccagcCCGTCACGTGCCTGAAACCTCACCCAGCTTCCTGACGCCCTCCGGCCTGGTCAGCTCCAAGATGGTGCTCCGCGGGgagcagctgctgctggagtgCATCGCTGCCGGAGTGTGAGTGCGGAAAAGATGACagcacccagacacacccaaCCCTGCTGTTTTTCACTGAGCGCAGATTAGCACTAATAACATTTTCGGCTGTATCCCATTCCAGAATGCTTGGATCATTTATGATTATtactaggttttttttttttttttttttaaatagtcatTTTAGCCTTGGAATGAACGTTTGAAAAAGCAGAACTGATCTGAACATTTATAAAATGAAGGGTCTGCTCAGATGTTTGTGAAGTCACACCTaataacccccctccccccctgcacAGCCCCACTCCCAGTATCAAGTGGTTCAAGAAGGGTGGAGACCTGCCCATGAAGAGGGTCAAGCTGGAGAGCTTTAACAAGACGCTACGCATCATCAACGTCTCGGAGGAGGACTCTGGCGACTACATGTGCATGGCCAACAACAAGATTGCCAGTATCCAGCACACGATATCCGTCCAGGTCAAAGGTTAGACATCCTCCACTGTTTTATGTCCAGTTCGTTTTTGAACACAGTCACAACTGTATATCCATCCTCATATGTAATCACTATATCTAAACAGGTTAACAAATGATCATGAAAGAAAGTAGGTTATAACACGGATAGAAATGCCTCTACAGTATTTCAAAATGGTCTTGTTGTGTTACCTAATCAGGAGGAGTTGTTCTTCCTAGGCTGCCAATGATTTCAGAACCATTTAAACAAAAGAGTGAGACTTTGGATTTGCAGCAGCTCGGTGTCACTGTGACATTCTTGAGGTGTGCCCTCAATGTTGTGATTGTCCCGCTAACTGTGTGACACGTGTGCTCCTCCCCAGCCGCCCCACACTGGCTGGACAAGCCACAAAACCTCGTCCTCGCGCCGGACGAGAATGGACGCATGACTTGCATCGCCCACGGCAACCCAAAGCCCACGATCCAGTGGCTGATGAACGGGGAGCCCATAGAGAGTGAGTCCAGTCTGCAGCCCCCTGTGCAGTACCTGCTAGCAACCGTCCTCATGTACCCTGTAGTGCTCAGAAGCCACAAAAATGACCTCTTTCTGTGGAGAGAGTGTATTGACTGTCTGATATCTGTCTGAACACTTTAGTGAGTGAGGAGGCGAGTGCATGAGTAGTTGGTTAAACTCCAAAAAGATTTTATCCTCCTCCTCGTTTGTCTAATGGCGAaaaacaaaaatgcacacagtgGACTGGCCTCCAGCTGTCTGACCAGCCTATCAAAACTCCCGCAGGTACTCTGCCGAACCCGAGTCGGGAGGTGGAGGGTGACACCATCATATTCCGCCGCGTGTTAGTGGGAGGCAGCGCCGTGTACCAGTGTAACGCCTCCAACGAGCACGGCTACCTGCTGGCCAACGCCTTCATCAACATACTGGGTGAGGGCAGACGCTCCACTGTGCACTGAGCTTATTGTCCAGCTGGAATCAGAATTCAGCTCTAACCTGTCCCCGTCTGTTGGTTCACAGACATGAAGCCCATGATGCTCGGGCCCAAGACCCAGCTGATCAAAGTCGTGGAGAACAACCGCACCTTCCTGGACTGCCCTTTCTTCGGCGCTCCAATTCCCACGCTGCGCTGGTGAGTATGCATCAGGCACCGCAGGAGTAACGCAGTCTGGTTAAAAACACAATGTTTCATGAGTTTATTTATTGGCTCAGACAGCCAGACTGATGCTGTCATCTATCTGTTTGGGCCCTCAGCATATTTAATTTGATGTGTCCAACACAAGTGTCACAGACAGAGCTTCTCTggtaaaaacacagagaaactcTGTGTATTGTGCCAATAAATTAAACattgtgttgtgcatgtgtgtgtgtgtgtgtgtgtgtgtgtgtgtgtgtgtgtgtgtaggttcaaGAATGGGCTGGGCAGTGGGCTGGACGGCGGGCACTACAGGGCCTACGTGAATGGCACTCTGGAGATCAAGCGGGCACTGCCCGAGGACCAGGGCACGTACACCTGTGTGGCCAGCAACATCATGGGCAAAGTTGAGATCCAGGTTCGgctggaggtcaaaggtcagtcagtcagtcaagcaTTCTTATCCAAGGTCATTTTTGTTCTTTGCCCTGCAGTGGGGCATTTACAGTACATGAAAAAGCGCACGGCCTGAGCATGAATATTGTGACCTTAGCTACAGCTCACAACGAGCTTCAAAATGCCACCAAGcaaattcatttaaaagtaCCTGGTAAGCACTCCACTGGAGCAAAACCCATGACTGTGATGTTATTATAGCAATGGGTAGGTCAGGTAAGGGCATTCATGCTTCAGCCTGCCTTTTGTTGTCTTTGCAGTGCACTTACCACCTGTGAAATATTTTCAAGTCTTTTGTGATTTCAAGTCTTTTGTGTTGTTGCATCGTTCCAGAGCCCACCCGCATAGTGAGAGCCCCTGAGCACGTGTCCTCTACTCGGGGAAGCTCGGTTCGCTTCAACTGCCGCATCAAACACGACCCCACCATGGCCATTCACGTCACCTGGCTGAAGAATGACCAGCCACTCAGCTACGCCTGGAGGTAAACACCAGTTAGAAGCAAACTAATGGTGTCATTTTCTCCGAAGTGATCTGAAATGTGTTTGCAAGGGTGCTCCACTCTGTCATAATATCGGTATGTATAATAGTGGTATGctctgtgtccgtgtctgtgcaGGATGAAGAAGGATGAAGAGTCTCTGACCATCACCAACATCAACGAGGGAGACCAGGGCACCTACACCTGCCTGGTCAAGACTGAGATAGATGAGGACTCTGCTTCTGCGCGTCTTACAGTtcttggtacacacacacacacacacacaaagaaaaactttGATCCTCCCTTTccaaataacaaaaataaccCTGTTGCCCTCAAGTAGCCTTGTCTGTCTAAAAATAACAATCAACCAATAATCTCACAGCTGAAAATTGCTCTGCATGTTGAAAACTCTGACGTGATtgtcactgactctctctcctgGACTAATGCTGTACTAACCATATGACCTTTATCTCGCAGAGGAGGAATCCTTGTCTCCCTCCAATCGTAGTCCCATGCTAGCAGGTAACACTCGTGTCTAAATATGACTCTTTCCCTTCTAACTGGAGATATGAAGATGTGGCTGTACAGGGCTTTGAATAGCATATTCAGAGCGACACACTATCTTCATATGCCACTGATCAAACCGAGCCTTTAATTGAGGGCTCTAGTAAGAAATAGATTGCATAATCATGTGTCAGGATGTCTGTCATGGAAATCGGTGCCCGTATCACGTGATGGTGAAGAATAGAATACTGTAAAACACAAATTCAAATAAGCTatctcatatactgtatgtggacAGATGTGTCCACTTTTATGTCAAATACTTTCAATTTGAGTTTTCGGCAAATTAATTTGTTAACATTGATACTGGTTTATAGTAGTGTACAAGTCATAGTCAAAGTATGAGACGCTATGTATATGAtatcttttagtttttttaactTTAATCACATTGTTGTAAGGTCTATGAAAATGTGAGTGTGGACTAGCTACTTGTGTATGCCGCCTAtgcagtatatactgtatgtcatgcAGTATTTCACACAAGCTTAAAAGCCCCCCGTTCTCGTGCAGACCGCCCAGAGTCTCCAAAAGACCTGGAGCTATCTGACCTGCTTGTGCGCAGCGTCAGACTCACCTGGGTACCTGGAGATGACAACAACAGCCCAATCACAGGTGGGTGATCTCAAACACATAGTCATAGACACAGATgcgcacttacacacagacacacagcactttCAACTCAGTAGCACACAATGTGAACCGTATATAAAGCTTCTCAGATTCATTCACAGCATACACAGCAAATACAGtgtagatacatacatacattactacatacatacatatatacatacatacatacatacatacatacatacatacatacatacatacatacatacatacatacatacacatgcagaaacTAGTCATAGACATTTGCAAGcatatttatttgcatttgcacacatacatacccactcactcctcctcactccctATCTTTCTTTTCCTATGCAGAGTTCCTGGTTCAGTTCGAGGAGAACCGATGGGAGCCTGGCAAATGGCAGAACCTATCCAGTCACCCAGGCAACGTGAACTCTGTGCTGCTGGAGCTGTCCCCCTTCGTCAACTACCAGTTCAGGGTGATCGCCATCAACGAAGTTGGTCAGAGCCAACCCAGCAGGCCCTCCCTGCGCTACCAGACTAGCGGAGCAGGTAAGctttgagggagagggagggataaggataaggaaagagagagagagaaagagagagagagaaagagagagagagttggttaAGTGGAAAAGCTGGTTCTGAATCCTTCATAAATCATAAATTCATAAattggtcactgtgtgtgtgtgtgtgtgtgtgtgtgtgtgtgtgtgtgtgtgtgtgtgtgtgtgtgtgtgtgtgtgtgcgtgtgtgattatACACCTGAGAAGATCTGAATTCTACATAATTGTACCATGAGGGACCAGTGTCCCATGAATCAGTGTAATGATGTGAGATGGCCTTCCTCAGCTCCAGATATCGCTCCTGAGGACATCAAAGGCATGGGCTCGAAGAAGAACAACATGGAGATCACCTGGAAGGTTAGCCACCGAGGGCGCAGCAAGCACATGTTTACATATGACCAtctcagacacaaacagcacacaaacagtctAGAAAACGAGTAGCTTATTAAATCTTCACCATCAACAGTAGGGAAGGTGCTTATACCAACTGTCAATGATTGTAACAATTTCCAGTCATCTTAAAAATATTCaacttctatgtgtgtgtgtgtgtgtgtgtgtgtgtgtctacagccCCTCTCTGACATTCAGAAGAATGCACCCAACATTGTGTATGAGGTGTCATGGAAGAAGAAGGACATGGAGGAGTGGAACTCCATCAACACCACCAAGGCCAAGCACATGGTCCATGACACCGAGACCTACGAGCCTTTCCACATCAAGATCCAGGCCATCAACGACTTCGGCCGGGGTCCAGAGTCTGCTGTGGTGCTCGGCTACTCCGGGGAAGACTGTAAGTCCTGGTTGCCTGGGGAAGGACCTGAGCTGAACCGGCTTTTTCTCATAGTTTGGCATACAACTGATCAGGGATCAGTATGTGAATGCTCAGTGGTTATTGCTGTCTCCCTTGAAAGGTGTAGAGCACTATGA encodes the following:
- the nfasca gene encoding neurofascin homolog (chicken) a isoform X14, translating into MLKQGKRSGLATWPLLLIFLRAVASIEVPLDPKIQQELKQPPTIVKQSPKDYIVDPRDSIIIECEAKGNPPPMYEWKRNSRYFNVGKMPHVTQRKPSGTLEISSRNGGRPEDYEGEYQCFASNEFGIAVSNKILLRISKSPLWPKEVLEPLVVTEGTSLVLPCNPPPGLPPPNTFWMNSDMQTIQQDARVSMGLNGDLYFSSVLAKDSSTDYSCNARFVFTYTIQQKNPFSLKVQSQQPYNDSSSFNLTDPYGARHVPETSPSFLTPSGLVSSKMVLRGEQLLLECIAAGVPTPSIKWFKKGGDLPMKRVKLESFNKTLRIINVSEEDSGDYMCMANNKIASIQHTISVQVKAAPHWLDKPQNLVLAPDENGRMTCIAHGNPKPTIQWLMNGEPIESTLPNPSREVEGDTIIFRRVLVGGSAVYQCNASNEHGYLLANAFINILDMKPMMLGPKTQLIKVVENNRTFLDCPFFGAPIPTLRWFKNGLGSGLDGGHYRAYVNGTLEIKRALPEDQGTYTCVASNIMGKVEIQVRLEVKEPTRIVRAPEHVSSTRGSSVRFNCRIKHDPTMAIHVTWLKNDQPLSYAWRMKKDEESLTITNINEGDQGTYTCLVKTEIDEDSASARLTVLEEESLSPSNRSPMLADRPESPKDLELSDLLVRSVRLTWVPGDDNNSPITEFLVQFEENRWEPGKWQNLSSHPGNVNSVLLELSPFVNYQFRVIAINEVGQSQPSRPSLRYQTSGAAPDIAPEDIKGMGSKKNNMEITWKPLSDIQKNAPNIVYEVSWKKKDMEEWNSINTTKAKHMVHDTETYEPFHIKIQAINDFGRGPESAVVLGYSGEDYPSATPAHFNVSKIDSTKVNVHWDPVDPSTVHGEFKEYRVYYSRESSLVRGLKVNKEKKTKGFFSSSGTGVLTDLVPFSQYKMYMVVANSRYEGPPSNTAEFKTKEGVPSAPKFFRIVQRSTHTVHLQWDKPLEPNGNLIGYTLQYYTVNGTQVGQRQVQSFLPNVTTFTLRLPDRSTRYKFYLAARTQVGAGEVYAEESPNFSNEELYTISVELTDDLVATTAPAPPPTTMPTTTISTTTTTTTTAPTTAPDTPIPTLAPTIPYARMVPTKGVEFKILATPWKEIWNLTVKPNSNYANVSWEHNFPADSSEFVLEYTLQSNKSRQSVSVKHEPHIKLAGLVEGAKYQLRVYSNEQHHISSTYVTFETSRAISTDSVDIATQGWFIGLMCAVALIVLILLIVCFIKRSRGVRDKKDLPLDPVDHKDQDGSFDYHSDEDNKPLQGSQTSLDGQVKESDDSLVDYGEGGDGQFNEDGSFIGQYTVKKDKEETEGNESSEATSPVNAIYSLA